From the genome of Deinococcus sp. AJ005, one region includes:
- the argJ gene encoding bifunctional glutamate N-acetyltransferase/amino-acid acetyltransferase ArgJ: protein MSAPTSTPLTLPKGFQTAALAAGIKPSGKTDLSTVVSETDCVWAFAGTRSTTAAACVTRNREVYAAGGPVRALVVNAGNANAATGKRGARDNADIADALGSVLNVEMDSVLTASTGIIGHPLPMDRVLSGVEHLPEDLRTDAAAFAGAIMTTDLRPKTASADLPGGARIVGVAKGSGMIHPDMATMFAFVFTDAAVDGPGLRAAFSAVVARTFNAVTVDGDTSTNDMAMVLANGQAGEVALTDFLPALEAVMRDLARQIARDGEGATRLLTVRVSGALTEAEALTAARTCCVSPLLKSAVHGNDPNWGRVIMAVGRSGAAVNVEGMTVAVQGNPVFAGKPLPYDDAAVSDSMKAEEVIFEIDLGVGGASGEAWGCDLSAEYVSINADYTT, encoded by the coding sequence ATGAGCGCCCCCACCTCCACTCCCCTGACCCTGCCGAAAGGCTTTCAGACCGCCGCGCTGGCCGCTGGCATCAAGCCCAGTGGCAAGACTGATCTGAGTACCGTGGTCTCCGAGACCGACTGCGTATGGGCCTTTGCCGGAACGCGCAGCACCACCGCCGCCGCCTGCGTGACACGTAACCGCGAGGTCTATGCGGCGGGCGGCCCGGTGCGGGCGCTGGTGGTCAATGCCGGAAACGCCAACGCCGCCACTGGGAAACGCGGCGCACGCGACAATGCCGACATTGCCGATGCGCTGGGCAGCGTGCTGAATGTGGAGATGGACAGCGTACTGACCGCCAGCACCGGGATCATCGGCCACCCGCTGCCGATGGACCGCGTGCTGAGCGGCGTGGAACACCTGCCCGAAGACCTGAGGACCGACGCTGCCGCCTTCGCGGGCGCGATCATGACCACCGATTTGCGGCCCAAGACCGCCTCGGCAGACCTGCCCGGTGGGGCGCGAATTGTGGGCGTCGCCAAGGGCAGCGGCATGATCCACCCGGATATGGCCACCATGTTTGCCTTCGTCTTCACCGACGCGGCGGTGGATGGTCCCGGCCTGCGCGCAGCTTTCTCTGCCGTGGTGGCCCGTACCTTCAATGCCGTGACCGTGGACGGCGACACCAGCACCAACGACATGGCGATGGTGCTGGCAAATGGGCAGGCCGGAGAGGTGGCGCTGACTGATTTCCTGCCCGCGCTAGAGGCCGTGATGCGTGACCTGGCCCGCCAGATCGCCCGCGACGGCGAGGGAGCCACCCGCCTGCTGACGGTCCGCGTGTCCGGCGCCCTCACGGAAGCCGAGGCACTCACCGCCGCCCGCACCTGCTGCGTCAGCCCGCTGCTCAAGAGCGCGGTTCACGGCAACGATCCCAACTGGGGCCGCGTGATCATGGCGGTGGGCCGCAGCGGAGCCGCCGTGAACGTCGAGGGCATGACCGTGGCCGTGCAGGGCAACCCGGTTTTTGCTGGAAAGCCGCTGCCCTATGACGATGCGGCAGTCAGCGACAGCATGAAAGCTGAAGAAGTCATTTTCGAGATAGACCTCGGCGTGGGCGGCGCGTCCGGCGAGGCGTGGGGTTGTGATCTGAGCGCCGAATACGTGAGCATCAACGCGGATTACACGACCTGA
- a CDS encoding Cof-type HAD-IIB family hydrolase, which yields MLGLICVDVDGTLIGTDNTVREDVWAALADARAMGVRIALCSGRPAIGNALGYARRMDADGWHVFQNGASVVRVDSGESLSEALPDDALPMLMERAHAEDRLLEVYTDTEFGVTKPGSLAERHAALLGVPYDPRTPESLVGTRVRAQWVVPREQETAVTTEPHPGLDLHPAGSPAMPDTMFISITRAGISKGSAVRRIAAEYGLGMDRVMMVGDGENDVSAMRVVGHPVAMGNADPPALAAARYTVGHVDNGGLIEAVQLALTL from the coding sequence ATGCTGGGACTGATTTGTGTGGATGTGGACGGAACCCTGATCGGCACGGACAACACCGTGCGGGAAGATGTCTGGGCAGCGCTGGCGGATGCAAGAGCAATGGGTGTGCGGATTGCGCTGTGCAGCGGACGTCCCGCCATTGGGAACGCCCTGGGCTACGCGCGGCGGATGGACGCGGACGGCTGGCACGTCTTTCAGAACGGGGCCAGCGTGGTCCGGGTGGACTCCGGGGAAAGCCTCTCGGAAGCCCTGCCCGACGACGCACTGCCCATGCTGATGGAACGCGCCCACGCCGAAGACCGCTTGCTGGAGGTCTACACCGACACCGAATTCGGCGTGACCAAACCCGGTTCGCTGGCCGAGCGCCATGCCGCGCTGCTGGGCGTGCCGTATGATCCGCGCACCCCCGAATCGCTGGTGGGAACGCGCGTGCGGGCGCAGTGGGTGGTGCCGCGCGAGCAGGAAACGGCTGTTACGACGGAGCCTCATCCGGGACTGGACCTGCATCCGGCAGGCAGCCCGGCCATGCCGGACACCATGTTCATCAGCATCACCCGCGCGGGCATCAGCAAGGGCAGCGCGGTGCGGCGAATCGCGGCGGAATACGGCCTAGGCATGGACCGCGTGATGATGGTGGGCGACGGCGAGAATGACGTGAGCGCCATGCGCGTGGTGGGCCATCCGGTGGCGATGGGCAACGCGGACCCACCCGCCTTGGCCGCCGCCCGCTACACGGTGGGCCATGTGGATAATGGAGGCTTGATAGAGGCCGTGCAGTTGGCGCTGACGCTGTAA
- a CDS encoding DUF1622 domain-containing protein, protein MLGTVEQAVQLGARAIASLAEFAAALIIAAAIVQALWRSLYALFLPRNAAANDEAKQNLRLQLGRWLAIALEFLLAADILLTAIAPTWEDIGKLGAIALIRTALNYFLEREIDANNREKGKMKVNGDA, encoded by the coding sequence GTGCTGGGAACCGTTGAGCAGGCTGTGCAGTTGGGGGCGCGGGCGATTGCCTCGCTGGCCGAATTCGCCGCCGCGCTAATTATTGCCGCCGCGATTGTGCAGGCGCTGTGGCGTTCGCTATATGCGCTGTTCCTACCGCGCAACGCCGCCGCCAACGACGAGGCCAAGCAGAACCTGCGCCTGCAACTGGGCCGCTGGCTCGCCATTGCCCTGGAATTTCTGCTGGCCGCCGACATCCTCCTGACCGCCATCGCCCCCACCTGGGAGGACATCGGCAAACTGGGGGCCATTGCGCTGATTCGCACGGCGCTCAATTATTTTCTGGAACGGGAGATTGACGCCAACAACCGGGAGAAGGGAAAGATGAAAGTGAACGGGGACGCGTAG
- the recQ gene encoding DNA helicase RecQ: protein MSLVQPHTAQSPAETDARALEVLSRVWGYGAFRDVQADIVRTVVEGNNALVLMPTGGGKSLCYQVPSLLRPGVGIVVSPLIALMKDQVDALRQFGVRAAFLNSSLDLQSVREVEAALMAGELDMLYVAPERLLLPRTLDLLERASVALFAIDEAHCVSQWGHDFRPEYGQLGVLPRRFPDIPRVALTATADDRTRADILNVLELNSAAQFISSFDRPNIQYRVANKEGPKTQLLDFIHAEHRGDAGIVYCLSRKSVEQTAQWLATQGVDAVPYHAGLSPRERNHAQERFLNDEGVVVVATVAFGMGIDKPNVRFVAHLDLPKSMEGYYQETGRAGRDGLPSTAWMVYGLADVVNVKRMLSQSDAPEDVKRVEAAKLDALLTYCEAATCRRQLLLAYFGEERNEPCGNCDICLNPPKVRDATREAQMALSAAIRTGNRFGAAHLTDILLGQPTEKVVAMGHHLLPTFGVGKGHDEKMWRGLIRQMVSLGHLAAGEHYGLSATGKSRPLLKGETQLMLREDSLVPHEKSRKRDRDASRGNRAPVDSQDAPLFEALRAWRLQLARQKAVPPYAIFSDATLKAICELRPGSAATLGTVSGVGQRKLADYGEGVLDIVREHSGSERARPASPAERGIRENSAVLGLLRGKEERTPPQPLFSAPVRAEQTPPVSVNPDVAEVLRELRRELTRETGHSAFVIFPNAALEALAAACPRTVEELQGLPGMGPKRIENYGERIVEVVLTVLNG from the coding sequence ATGTCTCTTGTCCAGCCGCACACTGCCCAATCTCCTGCCGAAACCGACGCACGCGCCCTGGAAGTCCTGAGCCGGGTCTGGGGTTATGGGGCATTTCGGGACGTGCAGGCTGACATTGTGCGGACGGTGGTAGAGGGCAACAATGCGCTGGTGCTGATGCCCACGGGCGGCGGCAAGAGCCTGTGCTATCAGGTGCCCAGTTTGCTGCGCCCCGGCGTTGGCATCGTGGTGTCGCCCCTTATCGCGCTGATGAAAGATCAGGTGGACGCGCTGAGGCAATTTGGCGTGCGGGCCGCTTTTCTGAATTCCAGCCTGGATTTGCAAAGTGTGCGCGAGGTGGAAGCTGCCCTGATGGCCGGGGAACTGGACATGCTGTACGTGGCCCCCGAACGCCTGTTGCTGCCGCGCACGTTGGACCTGCTGGAACGCGCCTCGGTGGCCCTGTTCGCCATCGACGAGGCTCACTGTGTCTCGCAGTGGGGGCATGATTTCAGGCCGGAATACGGGCAACTTGGCGTGCTGCCCCGGCGTTTTCCCGACATCCCCCGCGTGGCCCTGACCGCCACCGCCGATGACCGCACGCGCGCCGACATCCTGAACGTGCTGGAACTGAACAGCGCGGCACAGTTCATCTCCAGCTTTGACCGCCCGAATATCCAGTACCGGGTGGCGAACAAGGAGGGCCCCAAGACCCAGTTGCTGGATTTTATCCACGCCGAACACCGGGGAGACGCGGGCATCGTGTACTGCCTGTCGCGCAAATCGGTGGAACAGACCGCGCAGTGGCTGGCGACGCAGGGGGTGGACGCCGTGCCGTATCACGCGGGCCTCTCGCCGCGTGAGCGCAACCACGCCCAGGAACGCTTTCTGAACGACGAGGGTGTGGTGGTGGTGGCCACGGTGGCCTTTGGCATGGGCATTGACAAGCCCAACGTACGTTTCGTGGCGCACCTGGACCTGCCCAAGAGCATGGAGGGCTACTACCAGGAAACGGGCCGCGCCGGGCGCGACGGCCTGCCCAGCACCGCCTGGATGGTCTACGGGCTGGCCGACGTGGTGAACGTCAAGCGGATGCTCTCGCAGAGTGACGCGCCGGAGGACGTAAAGCGCGTGGAGGCTGCCAAACTGGACGCCCTGCTCACCTACTGCGAGGCCGCGACCTGCCGCCGCCAGTTGTTGCTGGCCTACTTTGGAGAGGAGAGAAACGAACCCTGCGGCAACTGCGACATCTGCCTGAACCCACCGAAAGTGCGCGACGCCACCCGCGAGGCGCAGATGGCCCTGAGCGCGGCTATTCGCACGGGCAACCGTTTTGGCGCGGCTCACCTGACCGACATTCTGCTGGGCCAGCCCACCGAGAAAGTCGTGGCGATGGGCCACCATCTGCTGCCCACCTTCGGCGTCGGCAAGGGCCACGACGAGAAGATGTGGCGCGGGCTGATCCGTCAAATGGTCAGTCTGGGTCACCTCGCAGCGGGCGAACACTATGGCCTGAGCGCCACTGGCAAATCTCGCCCGCTGTTGAAGGGCGAGACACAACTGATGTTGCGTGAGGACAGTCTCGTTCCCCACGAAAAGTCTCGCAAGCGGGACCGGGACGCTTCCCGTGGCAACCGCGCCCCGGTGGATTCACAGGACGCGCCGCTGTTTGAAGCATTGCGGGCCTGGAGGCTTCAGCTTGCCCGGCAGAAAGCTGTGCCGCCCTACGCCATTTTCAGCGACGCCACCCTCAAGGCCATCTGCGAGTTGCGCCCCGGTAGCGCGGCCACGCTGGGAACGGTCAGCGGTGTGGGCCAGCGCAAACTGGCTGATTATGGCGAGGGCGTGCTAGACATCGTGCGCGAACATTCGGGGAGTGAGCGGGCGCGGCCTGCTTCACCCGCCGAGCGTGGGATACGGGAAAACAGCGCCGTGCTGGGGCTGCTGCGTGGTAAGGAAGAAAGAACGCCACCCCAGCCCCTCTTCTCAGCCCCAGTCAGAGCAGAGCAAACCCCGCCCGTCTCCGTCAATCCAGATGTTGCCGAAGTCCTGCGCGAACTGCGCCGCGAGTTGACTCGCGAAACTGGACACAGCGCCTTCGTGATCTTCCCGAACGCCGCGCTGGAAGCCCTGGCTGCTGCCTGCCCACGCACGGTGGAAGAACTTCAGGGCCTGCCCGGTATGGGACCGAAGCGCATTGAGAATTACGGCGAACGCATCGTGGAGGTGGTTTTGACGGTGCTGAACGGGTGA
- a CDS encoding amino acid ABC transporter permease: MADLAEGFRTILSGDYPRLLLSGLGLTLAVSLCALGVSVVLGTVLGIVRVFRVPLLGPLGNAYVEVVRGIPLIVLLSVVYYGLPALGLTLDGFPAAVLALGLYSAAYTSEIVRGGLNSVPVGQIEAGRSLGLSRAQAVRFVVLPQAWRVALPALGNEFISLILGSSLASAVTLQELFAQGKYITGVTYRQFEVYAVLALVYFLLTFTLTRVVRALERRLGRGQAGIERRVL, translated from the coding sequence ATGGCCGATCTAGCCGAGGGATTCCGCACCATTCTTTCAGGCGATTACCCGCGCCTGCTGCTGTCTGGTCTGGGTCTCACGCTGGCGGTCAGCCTGTGCGCGCTGGGCGTTTCAGTGGTGCTGGGGACAGTGCTGGGTATCGTGCGGGTGTTCCGGGTGCCGCTGCTGGGGCCGCTGGGCAATGCCTACGTGGAGGTGGTGCGCGGCATTCCGCTGATCGTTCTCCTGAGCGTGGTGTATTACGGCCTGCCCGCGCTGGGCCTGACGCTGGACGGCTTTCCGGCGGCGGTGCTGGCGCTGGGTCTGTACTCGGCGGCGTACACCTCCGAGATCGTGCGCGGCGGGCTGAACAGCGTGCCCGTGGGCCAGATCGAGGCAGGCCGCAGCCTGGGCCTGAGCCGCGCCCAGGCGGTGCGCTTTGTGGTGCTGCCGCAGGCGTGGCGGGTGGCGCTGCCCGCGCTGGGCAACGAATTCATCAGCCTGATCCTGGGCAGCAGCCTCGCCAGTGCCGTGACCTTGCAGGAACTGTTCGCACAGGGCAAGTACATCACCGGGGTCACCTACCGCCAGTTCGAGGTCTACGCCGTGCTGGCACTAGTTTATTTCCTGCTGACCTTCACCCTGACCCGCGTGGTGCGGGCGCTGGAGCGTCGGCTGGGGCGCGGGCAGGCGGGGATTGAGCGGCGGGTGCTATAG